Proteins encoded by one window of Paroedura picta isolate Pp20150507F chromosome 9, Ppicta_v3.0, whole genome shotgun sequence:
- the NOL7 gene encoding U3 small nucleolar RNA-associated protein NOL7, which produces MAGRRARAMAERKEVAEHFSSEDEGSDEAPEEVTFESARVAAEEERRSAGERVRREKSALKEKRRQREELFKEQKKKKLLPENVLEELASSAQDSNNKSSDTAEQDQNIEDESESEKEGSLIEDSEEETLALRLQQSYSAVRLKDQELANRQQQAAKDFVQKQLYGGHSNRTTANKYFSLENKKGTVKKAAIQFVVNSWGKKKKQKAKQFTKRWVASKMTP; this is translated from the exons ATGGCGGGGCGTAGGGCTCGCGCGATGGCGGAGAGAAAAGAAGTCGCCGAGCATTTCTCCTCGGAAGACGAAGGGAGCGACGAGGCGCCGGAGGAGGTGACCTTCGAGAGCGCGCGGGTGGCCGCGGAGGAGGAGCGCCGGTCGGCGGGGGAGCGCGTGCGCAG AGAAAAATCTGCTTTGAAAGAGAAAAGACGACAAAGGGAAGAATTATTTAAAGAACAAAAG AAAAAAAAGCTACTTCCTGAAAACGTTCTAGAGGAGTTGGCATCATCAGCACAGGACAG caATAACAAGTCATCTGACACAGCTGAGCAAG ATCAGAATATTGAAGATGAGTCTGAAAGTGAGAAAGAAGGAAGCTTAATAGAAGACAGTGAAGAAGAAACACTAGCCCTGAG GCTCCAGCAAAGCTATTCAGCAGTACGGCTAAAAGATCAAGAGTTGGCTAACAGGCAGCAACAAGCAGCCAAAGACTTCGTACAAAAGCAGCTCTACGGAGGCCATAGCAACCGAACTACCG CAAACAAGTATTTTTCTCTTGAGAACAAGAAGGGTACGGTCAAGAAAGCTGCAATCCAATTTGTTGTTAATTCTTGGG gtaaaaagaaaaaacaaaaagctAAACAATTTACAAAGCGTTGGGTTGCTTCAAAGATGACACCTTAA